A stretch of DNA from Acidobacteriota bacterium:
TCACCCGCAAGGAACGCAAGCGAAACGCAACGCCGCCTTTCATTACCTCAAAGCTCCAGCAGGAAGCGGCCCGCAAGCTCGGCTTCTCCGTCAAGCGGACAATGATGACGGCGCAGAAGCTCTATGAAGGTATCGACCTCGCAACCGAAGGCCGGGTCGGCTTGATCACCTATATGCGTACGGACTCGGTCCGGGTCTCTGAGGCCGCCATCGAGAATGCCCGCGGCTATATCGGCAAGCAATACGGCGAGAGCTACCTGCCCGGCAAAGCAAACCTATATAAAGGCAAAAAGGACGCGCAGGATGCTCACGAAGCCATCCGCCCGACGGACGTGAATCGGACGCCCGATGACATGAGCTCGCTGCTCGGCCCGGATGAGCTGAAACTTTATCGGCTGATCTGGCAGCGGTTCGTTGCGTCGCAGATGACGCCGGCTGTCTTTGATCAAACGACCATCGACATCAAGGCCGGAAGGTTCACGTTTCGTGCGACGGGCTCGGTCCAGAAGTTTGACGGCTTCCTAAAGGTCTATCAGGAAGGCCGCGACGATAAGCCGCAAGACGGCGAGGACGACGACGCCGAACTCAAACTCCCGGCAGTAGAGGAAGGCGAAACGCTCAAGCTCAACGGCATTACGCCCAACCAGCATTTCACCGAACCGCCGCCGCGATTTTCTGAGGCCACGCTCGTCAAAGCACTAGAAGAAAAAGGCATCGGCCGCCCATCGACGTACGCGGCGATCATGACCACCATTCAGGATCGCGAGTACGTTGAAAAGGTCGAGGGCCGCTTTCACCCGACGCCGCTCGGGATGACGGTCAATGACCTTTTACTTGAGAGTTTCGACGATATTTTCAACGCAGAATACACGGCCCGGATGGAGCTTGCCCTCGACGACATCGAGGAAGGCAAACTCGACTGGCGAACTGCGCTCCGCGGCTTTTACGATAAATTTGCCAAAGACCTCGAGCACGCGATCGAGAACATCAAGAACAAAAAGCAGACCTCGATTCCGACCGACGAGATCTGTGAAAAATGCGGCGCCGGAATGGTGATCAAGTTCGGCCGGTTCGGGCAGTTCCTGGCGTGCTCCAATTATCCGGAGTGCAAGAACACCCGCGAGGTCGCGAGCAAGCGTTCGAGCGAATCAGCCGATGGCGAATCGGGCGAGGCCGAGGCCGTTCCGGTCTGTGAACTCTGCGGCCGCGAGATGGCGCTCAAGAAAGGCCGGTTCGGCCCGTTCTATGGCTGCACCGGTTATCCGGAATGCAAGAACATCCGCAAGATCGCAAAGGGCGACCAAAAGCCCGCTCCGCCGCCCGAGCCGATAGATGAGATATGCCCGAAGGATGGCGGCCAGCTTGTCCGCCGCCAGGGCCGCTTCGGCGAGTTCATTTCGTGTTCAAATTATCCGAAATGCGATTACATCAAACGCGAGACCATCGGCGTCGCCTGCCCGAAGTGCAGCGGCGACATCGCGGTCAAGAAATCGAAGCGCGGAAAGACGTTCTACGGCTGCGCAAATTACCCGAAATGCGACGAAGTATTTTGGGATAAACCTATCCCCGAGCCCTGTCCTGAATGCTCGGCACCGATCACGCTCCAGAAGACCACCAAAAAAGATGGCACCGTCCGCTATTGCAAAAATGAGGCGTGTGATTATAAGATTTCCATCGTCGATACATCCGAAGCGGCAGACCCCGCGGGCGACACCGCCGCACCCGCCGCTTGAGCGCTATGAACGAGAGCATTCAGTTCTTTCAGGCTTTTCTAAAAAACCCGACATCGGTCGGCTCCATCGCCCCGAGCTCGCCGGAGCTCGCCCGGGCGATGGTCAAGGGCATTGAGCCCGGGCCAGACAACATAGTTCTCGAGCTCGGAGTCGGCACCGGTGCCATCACGAAACAGCTTCGCAGTGCCGGAGCGAACTCAGAAAATTACCTTGGCATTGAGATCGACCCATCGCTTGTGCGTTCGCTTCGTGGAAGTTTCCATGACCTGAATATCGTCGCCGGCGATGCATCCGACATCGCCGAGATCCACCGCCGCTCGGGGCTCGGCCGTGTCGGCTATATCGTTTGCTGTCTGCCGTTCGTCTCGCTCCCAAATGACGTCGGCGGAAAGATCCTGGCTGAGGTTGAAAAGCTGATGACCGAGGGCTGCATGTTCCGAATGTATCAGTACGCCCACGGCTACTATTCGCCTTCGGCGATCAAGCTGAGAGATTTTATGCGTAAGCGTTACGGCCGGTCGCGGCGGAGCCCGCTGATCGTGAAAAACATCCCGCCGGCCTATACGCTGACATGGCTCGGGCGCTGAAAGGGCGTCCGCTTTCTTCCCGCTTATGTCCAATCTTCAATATTATCCCGGTGCGATCGACCCCTCAGGGTGCATCAGCAATGGCTGGAATCTGATCAAGCCCAACTACTGGATGTACTTCGGCATTGCGTTGCTGACGTGGGTCATCATCTCCTGCATTCCGTGCATCAATTACATAATGATGGGCCCGGTGCTCGTGGGTGTTTACTACACCCTGCTTCGCGATATGCGTGGCGAGCCGGTCGATTTCGGGATGATGTTCAAGGGGTTCGAGAAATTCGTCCCGGCGATGGTCGTCGGCCTTATCCAGTCGATCCCCGGCATCATCTGGCAGATTATCGATACAACGATGAACATCTCGACGATCTTTCTTGAGCAAGGAAGGGGAACATTCGGTGGCGGCACTTTCTTTCAGGAATCTTCAGCACCGGGTTTGGCCGAAGGAATCTCGGTTGTATACCTTGGACTAGGCTTGGTCTTTTTGGTCGTCTCGATCGTCTGGGCGATCTCATTCAGCTTCGCCCTTCCGCTCATCGCAGAGCACGACATCGGCCCGGTCGATGCACTTACGCTGAGCGCAAAGGCTGCTTGGAGCAACGTCGGCGGCATCGTCGTGCTCGCGATCCTGAGCTTCTTTATCGCGATCGCCGGTGTGCTTGCACTCTGCATCGGCATTTTCTTTGTACTTCCGCTTTTTTGGGCCGCGTGGGCATTTGCTTACAGGCAGGTCTTTCCGGCGATCGAGAGCAACCTCCGGATGGAGCCACCCTCGCCGCATGAGTACGGCACTTCGTTTGGCCAGGGAATGGAGTAGCTTTTGCGTCCGAGCACTAGATAAAAGCCGTTCGCCTTACTAAGGCTTACGGCTTCAATCATTTGCAGCCGAAAGCAAAACGACATCGCGTAAATCCCATCCGCGAATGAATTTGGTTTATTTGCAATCCCGTTGACCGGCAACTTGGAGGACTGTGCCGCAACTCTAGGTCCGCAGGTCGGCGTATGCCGAATGCAAAAACCCAATGTTGGACATCAGTCGAAAACGATGATTATCCCTTAACACGCGCGTGACTAGCAGCGATTAGCAAAATTAAGGAAAAATTAGCAGGAAAATTAAGGACATTCACAAGCCTCTGAGTCAGACTGTGTGGTCAGGAGCGAGGAGTCTGATAACTTACGCAGAAACCAATGTTGGTAAGTTCGGAGCTTAAGGGCTAAACATCCCGCAACTTCGGAAGACCTAGTTCAATGGTGAGACACCTTAGATATGCGACTACAAACTAAGAATCAAGTAACTCTATTTATCGCTTTAGCGATGTTGGTCATCGTTTCGTCCGGATGCATGTCGTTCAGCACCACTGTTCGCGGGCGTGTGATGAATGGCAGTACACCGGTCGAGGGGGCGACCGTTGAGTTCGGCCCGACCTTAGCGGTACAGACGGCCACCACCGGTGCCGATGGAAGATTTGAGTTAACGGCACGGCATGGGCCGATACAAATGCTACGGCTGAACGCGAAAAAGCAGAACATGGTTCAGCGGGAAAAGATCGAGTTTCCGGGCTTTGCCGCTCCGGATTCGGATATCGAAATAGAGATGATCGGAGTTATCGGGCGCTACGAGGAGTGACAATGAATCGGTTGATCAAAAGTGGCTTTCTTTTTTTACTCGGGTTCGTTATGCTCGCGTGGTTTGTCTATTCCGTCAGCCAACCGGCGGTGCCAAGCGAGACATACGCAATGGATCGCGTGATGGACGTTGTGAAACTCATCGGAGCCGTCGCGGGCTTCATCGGCGGAATTTTGGAACTCATAAGGCGATAGGCTGAGGTGCTAGGGCAGTCGGCAAAACATTATGTACACGGACTACAATCGGTTTTCGGTTAACGCATTTACTGCCGTAAGCGATGCTTGGGGCCTGCTCAGCAGCAACTACTGGCCATTTTTTGGCGTGACCTCCATTCTGCTGGTTGCCGTTTGCTGTATTCCGGCGGGCGGCCTTCTGGCTCCTTTCCTTACGGCGGGTATCTACGCCATGGTCTTTCGCGCGCTCCGCGGCGAACAATACGACCTTTCAACGGCTTTTGGCGAGGGTTTCAAAGGCAAAAGCTGGCGCGTTTTTTTCGCTGCCGTTGTCGCCGGGCTTCCCTGGGCCCCGATCACGATCATGTCGCAAATGATCGACAGCATCGAGAATGCCCCGCAGGAAACCATCAACATGTTCCTGATCGCCGCTCTCGTGTTCTTTGCCATAGCAATGGTCTGGAGCTTGACCTGCGTTTTTTGGATTCCCCTGATTATCGACAAAAACCTATCGTTCGGAGAAGCGTTCGGCCTAAGCGCCAGGTCGGCATGGATGAATCTGCCGGGCCTTGTTTTGCTTTACATCATTAGCGGCATTATTTTGACTATCGGGATGATGGCCGTGTGCCTCGGAATGCTGTTCGTTTATCCGCTCGTGATGGTCGCTTTTGCGTTCGCTTACCGGCAGGTTTTTCCTGACACTGCCCCGCCTGCATTCGGCCAGGCACCGCCGCCGCCGAATGCTTATCCGGGCAGCTTCGGGCAAGGGATCTAAGCAGGGATTTATTTCAGAACAGGTCGAGTTCCATGTAGAGCGTATCCGGGTGCGGGTTGTCGTAATAGGCATTGATCTGGCGAAAGCCGTGGGACTCATACAGGCTTACGGCTTTTCCCATTTTCGGCGGATAAGTATCGAGCCGCATCTTGCGATAGCCAAGCTCGCGGGCATCGGCGATCACCTGCTCGATCAACCGCCGCCCGAGCCCGAGGCCGCGGGCACTATCGCGAAGGTAGAGCCGCTTCATCTCGCAGACACCTTTGCCGAGGCTTCGAAGTGCAATACAGCCAGCCGGTTGCTCGCCGACGCTTGCCAGATAAAGCCTGCCTTCGGGTGGTGCATATTTGCCCGGCAGCGTGGCAAGTTCTTCCTCAAAACCCTGAAAACAAAGGCTCAGCCCGAGCCATACCTCATACTCGCGAAAAAGCTCACGCAGTACTTCGATGTCCTCTGCCGTCGCGGCTTGCCTTATCGTCATCACAGCTAATAATTCATATCAAATTCATACCTGAGTGCAAATATTGAAATACGGGCCAGGGAAGAGTTATTCTGAAAGCTACCTGCCGAAAATCCGAGGAGCACATATGAACAGGCGATCATTTCTCGCGAACCTAACTGTATTCACAGGCGGAGTTGCCCTTGCCGGGACTTCGCTCGGGCGGCGTGCCGAGGCGTTTCTGCAGACGGGCGATCTTTCAGGCTTTCGGGCGGCAGGCTTTGGCGAGCTTTTCCCAACCGCTGCAAAAAACACCGGCGAGACGTTCCTTGCGTTGCCGAAGGGCTTTGAATACAACGTCTTTGGCAAACGCGGCACGAAGATGACAGACGGCCGGACGACGCCGCCGGCACACGACGGGCAGTGGACGTTCAAGGTCGGCAACGAGCTTCGCATCGTCCGCAACCATGAGGTGACCAATGGCCGCGTTCCCCGCGAAGGCTCGGCGATCGGCTCGAAGAACCACTACGACCCGATGGCCGGCGGCGGCACGACCACGCTGGTCATCGACCGAAAGACAAACACGCTCATCCGCGACTTCGTCAGCCTTTCAGGCACGCTTGTAAATTGTGCCGGCGGCCCGACGCCCTGGGGAAGCTGGATCACCTGCGAAGAAACGACCATCGGCCGCACTGAGATCACAAATTCCCGCGGCGTAAAGACCGGCGGCTATCCTGTGCCGCATGGGTATTGCTTTGAGGTGCCGGCCTCGGCCAATTCGGAGGTCAATCCCGTGCCGCTCAAGGCGATGGGAAGGTTCGTCCACGAAGCGGTCGCGGTTGACCCAAAGACCGGCATAGTTTACCTGACCGAGGATTACAATCCTTCGGGTTTCTATCGGTTCATCCCAAAGCGGAACAAGCGGCTTGCCGAGGGCGGAACGCTTCAGGTGCTCGCCGTTAAGGACAGGCCGAAGTTCGATACCCGAACGGGCCAGAAGCCGGGAACGGTCCTCGAGACCGTTTGGGTCACGATCGACGACCCCGACCCGGAAGCCGCCGATACCGAGCCGAACGCCGTCTTTCAGGAAGGCTTTGGCAAAGGGGCCGCGTCATTTGCCCGGCTCGAGGGCTGCGCGATCGATCCCGCACGCCGCGTTCACTTTACCGCAACCAGCGGCGGCGACAAGAAGGGCGGCCAGGTCTGGATGTTCGAGCCCGTCGGGCTCGACGGCGGAAGGCTCAAGCTGCTTTTCGAGTCGCCCGACCCGAAAGTTCTGCACATGCCGGACAACATCTGCATGATGCCGAAAAGCGAGCTCACCTTCATCTGCGAAGACAGCGACTACGCCGGCCAGCAGTCGATAAACCACCTCCGCATACTCACCGCCGAGGGCAAGATAGCCGACTTTGCCCGCAATGCTTCGGCCGAATTTCCGCGGAGCGAATTTGCCGGTTCGGTCTTTTCGCCGGATGGCTCAACGCTTTTCGTCAATCTTCAGCTTGCGGGCGTAACGCTCGCGATCCGCGGCGACTGGTCAAAGTTCAAAAGCTGAAATTGACGAGCCGGATCGCGATCAAGGGCCCGGGCATTTAAAACGCCCGGGTTCTTTCGTGTGCATCTCGGGCGATTTCTTCTTATAATTTTTCTAATGGAACTTGCGGTCGAAAAATACCGGGTCGCGGATGAGCCCTACTACCTGCCGATCGGCAAAGAGGTCGAACTTTTTGAGGCGGCTTACGCGGCCAAGCTTCCGGCTCTTTTGAAGGGCCCGACGGGCTGCGGCAAGACGCGCTTCGTTGAATACATGGCGCATCGGCTTGGCCGGCCGCTGATCACGGTTGCATGTCACGAGGACCTTTCCTCGACCGATCTGGTCGGCCGCTTTCTGCTTGAGGGCGATGAGACCGTTTGGCACGACGGGCCGCTAACGGCCGCGGTTCGTGCCGGGGCGATCTGCTATCTCGATGAGGTCGTCGAGGCACGCAAGGACACGGTGGTTATCATCCATCCGCTGACCGACGACCGCCGCCGGCTCCCGATGGAGAAACGCGGCACCATCATCGAAGCGCCGCCCGAGTTCATGCTCGTCGTCTCGTACAACCCCGGTTACCAATCGATCCTCAAGGACCTCAAGCAATCTACCCGGCAGCGGTTCGTCTCGCTTGAGTTCGATTATCCGGACGCCGAGGCCGAAGCGGCGATCGTCGCAAAAGAAGGCGGCATCGACGAAGCAATGGCCGCCGACCTCGTAAAGATCGGGCAAAAAGTGAGGAACCTACGCGGCCACGGCCTCGAAGAAGGCGTCTCCACCCGCCTGCTCATCTACGCCGCCCAGATGATCGCCAAAGGCATCTCACCCATCGACGCCGCCGAGGTCGCCATCGTCTCACCCATCACCGACGACCGCGAACTGCAACGCTCGATTCGCGAGATCGTAACCACAATCATCTGACCGGAAGTTTTTTGTATTTGCGGTTACAACGATAGTATTCTGTTTCTGCAATGACGAACGAAGAACTATTAAAAGAGCTGGAAACCCTGCAGCCAAGAGAGCGGGGAATGATCGAGAAGTTGATCATGCTATTCAAAGGGAAGCGAGATGGGGGTGTGACCGCGGCACCGAAAAAGTCTTTTCGCGATGAGAAGTCATTTGGAATGTGGAAAGATCGGGACGATATGAAAGACAGTGTGGAATGGGTTCGCAATATCCGCAGAACACATTGGGGGCCAAAGTCGTCTTAGATGCTCATAGATTCGGATATTCTGATCGACTTTACGCACGGAAATTCG
This window harbors:
- a CDS encoding methyltransferase domain-containing protein encodes the protein MNESIQFFQAFLKNPTSVGSIAPSSPELARAMVKGIEPGPDNIVLELGVGTGAITKQLRSAGANSENYLGIEIDPSLVRSLRGSFHDLNIVAGDASDIAEIHRRSGLGRVGYIVCCLPFVSLPNDVGGKILAEVEKLMTEGCMFRMYQYAHGYYSPSAIKLRDFMRKRYGRSRRSPLIVKNIPPAYTLTWLGR
- a CDS encoding CbbQ/NirQ/NorQ/GpvN family protein, producing the protein MELAVEKYRVADEPYYLPIGKEVELFEAAYAAKLPALLKGPTGCGKTRFVEYMAHRLGRPLITVACHEDLSSTDLVGRFLLEGDETVWHDGPLTAAVRAGAICYLDEVVEARKDTVVIIHPLTDDRRRLPMEKRGTIIEAPPEFMLVVSYNPGYQSILKDLKQSTRQRFVSLEFDYPDAEAEAAIVAKEGGIDEAMAADLVKIGQKVRNLRGHGLEEGVSTRLLIYAAQMIAKGISPIDAAEVAIVSPITDDRELQRSIREIVTTII
- a CDS encoding DUF839 domain-containing protein; amino-acid sequence: MNRRSFLANLTVFTGGVALAGTSLGRRAEAFLQTGDLSGFRAAGFGELFPTAAKNTGETFLALPKGFEYNVFGKRGTKMTDGRTTPPAHDGQWTFKVGNELRIVRNHEVTNGRVPREGSAIGSKNHYDPMAGGGTTTLVIDRKTNTLIRDFVSLSGTLVNCAGGPTPWGSWITCEETTIGRTEITNSRGVKTGGYPVPHGYCFEVPASANSEVNPVPLKAMGRFVHEAVAVDPKTGIVYLTEDYNPSGFYRFIPKRNKRLAEGGTLQVLAVKDRPKFDTRTGQKPGTVLETVWVTIDDPDPEAADTEPNAVFQEGFGKGAASFARLEGCAIDPARRVHFTATSGGDKKGGQVWMFEPVGLDGGRLKLLFESPDPKVLHMPDNICMMPKSELTFICEDSDYAGQQSINHLRILTAEGKIADFARNASAEFPRSEFAGSVFSPDGSTLFVNLQLAGVTLAIRGDWSKFKS
- the topA gene encoding type I DNA topoisomerase encodes the protein MSKNLVIVESPAKAKTINKYLGQDYTVLASIGHIKDLPAKELGVDIENNFEPTYEVIPDTKKRNNKKIVAELKKAAKASESIFLAADPDREGEAICQHLAEEIVPKKGGQAVFRVMFNEITRNAIKEAFVEPKQIDRNLVNAQQTRRVLDRLVGYKVSPILWKSIGGKLSAGRVQTVAVRLVVEREREIEAFVKTEYWSIVANLAAALPPNFEARLSRIEDKSVKTGKFDEDVKPGETHVKTTDEASAIVAEAEKEAFVVETVTRKERKRNATPPFITSKLQQEAARKLGFSVKRTMMTAQKLYEGIDLATEGRVGLITYMRTDSVRVSEAAIENARGYIGKQYGESYLPGKANLYKGKKDAQDAHEAIRPTDVNRTPDDMSSLLGPDELKLYRLIWQRFVASQMTPAVFDQTTIDIKAGRFTFRATGSVQKFDGFLKVYQEGRDDKPQDGEDDDAELKLPAVEEGETLKLNGITPNQHFTEPPPRFSEATLVKALEEKGIGRPSTYAAIMTTIQDREYVEKVEGRFHPTPLGMTVNDLLLESFDDIFNAEYTARMELALDDIEEGKLDWRTALRGFYDKFAKDLEHAIENIKNKKQTSIPTDEICEKCGAGMVIKFGRFGQFLACSNYPECKNTREVASKRSSESADGESGEAEAVPVCELCGREMALKKGRFGPFYGCTGYPECKNIRKIAKGDQKPAPPPEPIDEICPKDGGQLVRRQGRFGEFISCSNYPKCDYIKRETIGVACPKCSGDIAVKKSKRGKTFYGCANYPKCDEVFWDKPIPEPCPECSAPITLQKTTKKDGTVRYCKNEACDYKISIVDTSEAADPAGDTAAPAA
- a CDS encoding carboxypeptidase regulatory-like domain-containing protein, whose translation is MRLQTKNQVTLFIALAMLVIVSSGCMSFSTTVRGRVMNGSTPVEGATVEFGPTLAVQTATTGADGRFELTARHGPIQMLRLNAKKQNMVQREKIEFPGFAAPDSDIEIEMIGVIGRYEE
- a CDS encoding GNAT family N-acetyltransferase: MTIRQAATAEDIEVLRELFREYEVWLGLSLCFQGFEEELATLPGKYAPPEGRLYLASVGEQPAGCIALRSLGKGVCEMKRLYLRDSARGLGLGRRLIEQVIADARELGYRKMRLDTYPPKMGKAVSLYESHGFRQINAYYDNPHPDTLYMELDLF